The following are encoded together in the Drosophila sechellia strain sech25 chromosome 3R, ASM438219v1, whole genome shotgun sequence genome:
- the LOC6607506 gene encoding calcium uptake protein 1 homolog, mitochondrial, protein MTRFWPLIFSWSRSASGIFSHFLSDQNGENWPWSSALHAASTFEEDQKTNRRKRLSPHRDSFRDYTIMQYENRLRLHAHPTKIFRYFATIKMKNKSGKWELYMTPNDFLRSIQPGLTQPDNLGLDKFHILDEQAAKKWIPEVKDDSIFLKIEDRGLLTYSDYVLLTILLSIPERNVRIGFKLFDLNGDGDVTIDELDTVFMAMTQGEVSMMNSHLKSHFFGHRLNKTLSIEEFLEFLHALHIEIHTEQFQNLLKESSSVISELDFAKVVLGLRKSRSERREILKRVKNKFNKMDRGITLEEFLAFFRFVQDVSIMDNALAFYYFTGADISPKTMRHIAYVVSGVKLSQHLTDVIFCIFDRNNDNIIQRKEFTDMRRQWMHPIPLRKNPELLSKMCIVCKCTWKMLSTWELRKPHPRYLPLW, encoded by the exons ATGACGCGCTTCTGGCCATTGATTTTCTCATGGTCCCGCTCGGCTTCCGGAATTTTCTCGCACTTCTTGAGTGACCAAAATGGTGAAAATTGGCCATGGTCTTCTGCACTTCATGCCGCCTCTACTTTTGAGGAGGATCAAAAAACCAATAGGCGCAAGCGTTTAAGTCCTCATCGGGATTCCTTTCGTGATTATACCATCATGCAGTATGAAAATCGACTGAGACTGCACGCCCATCCCACCAAGATTTTCCGCTACTTTGCCACCATCAAAATGAAGAATAAATCTGGTAAATGGGAACTATACATGACTCCCAACGACTTCCTAAGATCCATTCAACCCGGATTGACGCAACCAGATAACTTGGGCCTGGACAAATTCCATATTCTGGATGAGCAGGCGGCCAAAAAATGGATACCGGAAGTTAAAGATGATAGCATCTTTCTAAAGATCGAGGATCGGGGTTTGCTGACCTACAGTGACTATGTGCTCCTGACCATCCTGCTCTCCATTCCGGAGCGAAATGTTCGGATTGGCTTCAAGCTGTTCGATTTGAATGGTGATGGCGACGTGACCATCGATGAACTGGACACAGTCTTCATGGCAATGACGCAGGGTGAAGTTTCCATGATGAATTCCCACTTGAAGAGTCACTTCTTTGGACATCGACTCAATAAGACCCTGAGCATTGAGGAATTCCTGGAGTTTCTGCACGCCCTGCACATTGAGATACATACGGAGCAGTTTCAGAATCTCTTGAAGGAGTCCAG TTCGGTGATCTCTGAATTGGACTTCGCCAAGGTGGTCCTGGGACTCAGGAAGTCACGAAGCGAACGTCGTGAAATCCTTAAGCGGGTCAAGAACAAGTTTAACAAGATGGACCGTGGAATTACTTTGGAGGAGTTCTTGGCCTTCTTTCGGTTTGTCCAGGATGTGAGTATAATGGATAACGCCCTCGCATTTTACTATTTCACCGGGGCGGATATCTCACCGAAAACTATGCGGCACATTGCGTATGTAGTGTCCGGCGTAAAACTCTCGCAGCATCTCACGGATGTGATTTTCTGCATCTTCGATCGGAATAACGATAACATTATCCAGCGAAAGGAATTCACAGATATGAGGCGACAGTGGATGCATCCCATACCGTTGCGAAAAAATCCGGAGCTCTTATCCAAGATGTGTATTGTGTGCAAGTGCACCTGGAAAATGCTGTCGACCTGGGAGCTTAGGAAACCTCATCCTAGATACTTGCCCCTCTGGTGA